The following are encoded together in the Panicum virgatum strain AP13 chromosome 6K, P.virgatum_v5, whole genome shotgun sequence genome:
- the LOC120712503 gene encoding uncharacterized protein LOC120712503 isoform X2: MQEYGAYLQGDDDEAADRGRVSGPHPPRAPLSLGVPNQRAGRGAGWAARCPLSAHHLNFGASSSAAGSRGGQDDVVPSWPTHSGGNSGLFISGLAAVASGGGRGYANSSSVAPGRHRASSNSSNCGGTHGRGGRGGRAARSAGPLQAPGGGYTDVDDEGAWEEVEYGSSGVPPMSNGSRANWSDRNNGYLLALCLEQVRAGHYNGCQMSGEGYQAIADGYFAKTGLLHTRLQLKNQIAILKSTYSFWCYLQIHTGLGRNPDGSVDADSEYWKPHLEMGQGEDDDGGSTSSSEDEIISMCRKNLKMAQNFVAQMVPIFGMYSDNYFVKLPRRQDGESGLQWVQRTLRRDNSCYKMFRVERPLFNRLHNTLVESYGLQSTSQMTSIEALAMFLWIVGAPQPIRQAEDRFRRSMETISRTFNSVLTSILRLAHHMIKPRDPDFTEVHPTLDNPNFWPHFKNCIGAIDGTHVKLVVGKSKRIQYLNRNNETSQNVLAVCDFDMRFTFVLSGWPGSVHDMRVFKDAMTTYGHKFPHPPPGSREVLYG; encoded by the exons ATGCAGGAGTACGGCGCCTACCTCCAGGGTGACGATGATGAAGCAGCTGACCGCGGGCGTGTCTCCGGGCCCCATCCCCCTCGCGCACCACTCTCTCTGGGAGTGCCAAACCAGCGTGCGGGGCGAGGGGCCGGCTGGGCGGCTCGATGTCCACTGAGCGCCCATCACCTGAACTTTGGCGCTTCATCCTCGGCGGCAGGCAGCCGCGGTGGACAAGACGACGTCGTGCCGTCATGGCCTACCCATAGCGGAGGCAATAGCGGCCTTTTCATCAGTGGGTTGGCGGCGGTGGCAagcggtggcggccgtggcTACGCCAACTCTTCCTCGGTGGCACCGGGCCGCCATCGGGCGAGCTCCAACTCCTCCAACTGTGGCGGCACCCACGGACGTGGTGGCCGCGGTGGGCGTGCAGCTAGGAGCGCCGGCCCTCTGCAAGCACCCGGCGGCGGCTACACCGACGTCGATGATGAAGGTGCATGGGAGGAGGTGGAATATGGCAGCTCCGGCGTCCCTCCGATGAGCAATGGCTCTCGAGCAAACTGGTCTGATAGGAATAATGGTTATTTGTTAGCTTTGTGCCTAGAGCAAGTAAGAGCAGGACACTATAATGGATGTCAAATGAGTGGTGAAGGGTACCAAGCTATAGCCGACGGCTATTTTGCAAAAACTGGATTGTTGCATACCAGATTGCAGTTGAAGAATCAGATTGCCATACTTAAAAGCACGTACTCCTTCTGGTGCTACTTGCAAATTCACACGGGTCTAGGGAGAAACCCAGATGGAAGTGTTGATGCTGATTCTGAGTATTGGAAGCCACATCTAGAG ATGGGTCAGGGAGAAGATGATGATGGAGGCAGCACATCATCAAGTGAGGATGAGATTATTTCCATGTGTCGCAAGAATTTGAAGATGGCCCAGAATTTTGTTGCGCAAATGGTCCCTATCTTCGGTATGTACTCTGATAACTACTTTGTTAAACTGCCAAGAAGACAGGATGGAGAATCTGGTTTACAATGGGTTCAGAGGACTTTAAGAAGAGATAACTCTTGCTACAAAATGTTTAGGGTTGAGCGGCCTTTATTTAATAGATTGCATAATACTTTGGTCGAGTCGTATGGTTTACAGTCAACATCACAAATGACATCTATAGAGGCTCTTGCAATGTTTTTATGGATTGTTGGTGCACCACAGCCAATTAGACAGGCAGAGGACCGTTTTCGGAGGTCTATGGAGACAATAAGCCGGACATTTAACAGTGTTTTAACCTCTATCCTTAGGTTAGCACATCACATGATTAAACCAAGGGACCCAGATTTTACAGAGGTGCATCCTACCTTGGATAATCCAAATTTCTGGCCACACTTCAAGAACTGTATAGGAGCAATAGATGGGACTCACGTAAAGCTTGTGGTGGGAAAGAGTAAGAGGATTCAATACTTGAACAGGAACAATGAAACCTCACAGAATGTTCTTGCGGTTTGTGATTTCGACATGAGATTTACCTTTGTGTTGTCGGGATGGCCTGGTTCAGTACATGATATGAGAGTGTTTAAAGATGCAATGACCACTTATGGTCACAAATTTCCACATCCACCACCAGGTA GTAGGGAAGTATTATATGGTTGA
- the LOC120712504 gene encoding uncharacterized protein LOC120712504 isoform X2 translates to MNNEQCNRVHLDSGICEPDEPDQNNEEEDLDCRAPDCGPDLDDFTDDEARVYHANGTGIYTFKVHGQIYHRLDQLRPGKKGPCHMQLYFYDTDETLSQRIKRSPHLDSNLIRAILLILENNPYVRVFRSVGQMQNLDELKLELNTSVSVDQRRYNASAMDQVAAIWQDGSDEKKNKFKRSIMIFPNSGGPQFIRAYHGCYDPLEYPILYPGGETGWEDKSILLEETPTVCFPRTRRKYTKRKSEVQGLCEEQGDCDDNMDEDGEGGVLCHMGMLYRCLSSGAWVREIAVKDHSRVVFLRILTDFTDTSFRMLLNSCANRSCVIATKVIVDQFTGPSSSFVHVPVLKQSKMGRGAQPSTPLLLFSLGLVLLYGLLYLMN, encoded by the exons ATGAACAACGAACAATGTAACCGTGTACATTTGGACTCCGGTATATGTGAACCAGATGAACCGGATCAAAACAATGAAG AGGAGGATCTGGATTGCAGAGCGCCAGATTGTGGCCCTGATCTTGATGATTTCACAGATGACGAAGCAAGAGTATATCATGCTAATG GTACTGGTATATATACTTTCAAAGTGCATGGACAGATTTATCACAGATTGGACCAACTGAGACCGGGGAAAAAAGGCCCATGTCATATGCAGTTGTACTTCTATGACACTGATGAGACCCTATCACAAAGAATCAAAAGATCACCCCATCTTGATTCAAACTTGATTAGGGCTATTCTTCTAATACTTGAGAACAATCCGTATGTTCGTGTCTTCAGGAGTGTGGGTCAGATGCAAAATTTGGACGAGTTGAAGCTTGAATTGAACACCAGTGTTTCTGTTGATCAGAGAAGATATAATGCATCTGCTATGGACCAGGTTGCGGCTATCTGGCAGGATGGCtctgatgaaaaaaaaaacaaatttaaacGGAGTATTATGATTTTTCCAAATTCTGGGGGACCACAATTTATACGGGCATACCATGGTTGTTATGATCCGTTAGAGTACCCTATCCTATATCCCGGTGGTGAGACTGGCTGGGAGGACAAGAGTATATTGTTGGAGGAAACACCTACAGTATGCTTTCCGCGAACTAGACGGAAATATACAAAGCGAAAATCTGAGG TTCAAGGTCTTTGTGAGGAACAAGGTGACTGTGACGACAACATGGATGAGGATGGTGAAGGAG GAGTTCTATGTCATATGGGTATGCTTTACCGATGCTTGAGCTCCGGCGCCTGGGTTAGGGAAATTGCTGTGAAAGACCACAG CCGTGTGGTCTTCCTACGAATTCTCACTGACTTTACGGACACATCGTTTCGGATGCTACTTAACTCATGTGCGAATAGAAGTTGTGTTATAGCTACCAAGGTTATTGTTGATCAATTCACTG GTCCCAGCTCCAGCTTTGTGCATGTGCCTGTTCTAAAGCAGAGCAAGATGGGCAGGGGAGCTCAGCCATCTACGCCGCTCCTGCTCTTCTCCCTGGGACTGGTGCTCCTCTACGGCCTGCTATACTTAATGAATTGA
- the LOC120712503 gene encoding uncharacterized protein LOC120712503 isoform X4, giving the protein MQEYGAYLQGDDDEAADRGRVSGPHPPRAPLSLGVPNQRAGRGAGWAARCPLSAHHLNFGASSSAAGSRGGQDDVVPSWPTHSGGNSGLFISGLAAVASGGGRGYANSSSVAPGRHRASSNSSNCGGTHGRGGRGGRAARSAGPLQAPGGGYTDVDDEGAWEEVEYGSSGVPPMSNGSRANWSDRNNGYLLALCLEQVRAGHYNGCQMSGEGYQAIADGYFAKTGLLHTRLQLKNQIAILKSTYSFWCYLQIHTGLGRNPDGSVDADSEYWKPHLEGKPYLKRVPRGPPANLDQLEEMFRGNTVDGSTAFVPGDDYGEEQEGAEDAWPEEADEDNVPTPRSSSSQKSKRSLGSLTSTCDSLVKKSKSPMVRYVKDIANTSKEAVQVNNKELKKRADYKETHSVKRCQQLAFECGIEQSTDVVFAMAKLFQDPFQREFFCGLPSAELRFNYFKKWCKEQNLD; this is encoded by the exons ATGCAGGAGTACGGCGCCTACCTCCAGGGTGACGATGATGAAGCAGCTGACCGCGGGCGTGTCTCCGGGCCCCATCCCCCTCGCGCACCACTCTCTCTGGGAGTGCCAAACCAGCGTGCGGGGCGAGGGGCCGGCTGGGCGGCTCGATGTCCACTGAGCGCCCATCACCTGAACTTTGGCGCTTCATCCTCGGCGGCAGGCAGCCGCGGTGGACAAGACGACGTCGTGCCGTCATGGCCTACCCATAGCGGAGGCAATAGCGGCCTTTTCATCAGTGGGTTGGCGGCGGTGGCAagcggtggcggccgtggcTACGCCAACTCTTCCTCGGTGGCACCGGGCCGCCATCGGGCGAGCTCCAACTCCTCCAACTGTGGCGGCACCCACGGACGTGGTGGCCGCGGTGGGCGTGCAGCTAGGAGCGCCGGCCCTCTGCAAGCACCCGGCGGCGGCTACACCGACGTCGATGATGAAGGTGCATGGGAGGAGGTGGAATATGGCAGCTCCGGCGTCCCTCCGATGAGCAATGGCTCTCGAGCAAACTGGTCTGATAGGAATAATGGTTATTTGTTAGCTTTGTGCCTAGAGCAAGTAAGAGCAGGACACTATAATGGATGTCAAATGAGTGGTGAAGGGTACCAAGCTATAGCCGACGGCTATTTTGCAAAAACTGGATTGTTGCATACCAGATTGCAGTTGAAGAATCAGATTGCCATACTTAAAAGCACGTACTCCTTCTGGTGCTACTTGCAAATTCACACGGGTCTAGGGAGAAACCCAGATGGAAGTGTTGATGCTGATTCTGAGTATTGGAAGCCACATCTAGAG GGAAAACCATACCTAAAGAGGGTGCCGAGGGGTCCTCCAGCAAACTTGGATCAGCTTGAAGAAATGTTTCGTGGTAATACTGTGGATGGAAGCACTGCCTTTGTCCCTGGAGATGACTATGGAGAGGAGCAGGAAGGTGCTGAAGATGCATGGCCAGAAGAAGCGGATGAGGACAATGTACCAACACCTAGAAGTTCAAGTAGCCAAAAAAGCAAGAGGTCCCTTGGCAGTCTTACAAGCACCTGTGACAGTCTAGTGAAGAAGAGCAAAAGCCCAATGGTTCGGTATGTCAAGGACATAGCCAATACATCCAAGGAAGCCGTGCAAGTCAACAATAAGGAATTGAAGAAACGCGCTGATTACAAGGAGACACATTCAGTGAAGAGGTGCCAGCAGCTAGCTTTTGAGTGTGGCATTGAGCAAAGCACTGATGTTGTGTTTGCAATGGCCAAGCTGTTCCAGGATCCCTTCCAAAGGGAATTCTTTTGTGGGCTACCAAGTGCTGAGCTTAGGTTCAATTACTTCAAgaaatggtgcaaggaacagaATTTGGACTAG
- the LOC120712503 gene encoding uncharacterized protein LOC120712503 isoform X1 gives MQEYGAYLQGDDDEAADRGRVSGPHPPRAPLSLGVPNQRAGRGAGWAARCPLSAHHLNFGASSSAAGSRGGQDDVVPSWPTHSGGNSGLFISGLAAVASGGGRGYANSSSVAPGRHRASSNSSNCGGTHGRGGRGGRAARSAGPLQAPGGGYTDVDDEGAWEEVEYGSSGVPPMSNGSRANWSDRNNGYLLALCLEQVRAGHYNGCQMSGEGYQAIADGYFAKTGLLHTRLQLKNQIAILKSTYSFWCYLQIHTGLGRNPDGSVDADSEYWKPHLEMGQGEDDDGGSTSSSEDEIISMCRKNLKMAQNFVAQMVPIFGMYSDNYFVKLPRRQDGESGLQWVQRTLRRDNSCYKMFRVERPLFNRLHNTLVESYGLQSTSQMTSIEALAMFLWIVGAPQPIRQAEDRFRRSMETISRTFNSVLTSILRLAHHMIKPRDPDFTEVHPTLDNPNFWPHFKNCIGAIDGTHVKLVVGKSKRIQYLNRNNETSQNVLAVCDFDMRFTFVLSGWPGSVHDMRVFKDAMTTYGHKFPHPPPGKYYMVDAGYPNRPGYLSPYRCTRYHVEQWKNTHPPPPPPPATRYERNF, from the exons ATGCAGGAGTACGGCGCCTACCTCCAGGGTGACGATGATGAAGCAGCTGACCGCGGGCGTGTCTCCGGGCCCCATCCCCCTCGCGCACCACTCTCTCTGGGAGTGCCAAACCAGCGTGCGGGGCGAGGGGCCGGCTGGGCGGCTCGATGTCCACTGAGCGCCCATCACCTGAACTTTGGCGCTTCATCCTCGGCGGCAGGCAGCCGCGGTGGACAAGACGACGTCGTGCCGTCATGGCCTACCCATAGCGGAGGCAATAGCGGCCTTTTCATCAGTGGGTTGGCGGCGGTGGCAagcggtggcggccgtggcTACGCCAACTCTTCCTCGGTGGCACCGGGCCGCCATCGGGCGAGCTCCAACTCCTCCAACTGTGGCGGCACCCACGGACGTGGTGGCCGCGGTGGGCGTGCAGCTAGGAGCGCCGGCCCTCTGCAAGCACCCGGCGGCGGCTACACCGACGTCGATGATGAAGGTGCATGGGAGGAGGTGGAATATGGCAGCTCCGGCGTCCCTCCGATGAGCAATGGCTCTCGAGCAAACTGGTCTGATAGGAATAATGGTTATTTGTTAGCTTTGTGCCTAGAGCAAGTAAGAGCAGGACACTATAATGGATGTCAAATGAGTGGTGAAGGGTACCAAGCTATAGCCGACGGCTATTTTGCAAAAACTGGATTGTTGCATACCAGATTGCAGTTGAAGAATCAGATTGCCATACTTAAAAGCACGTACTCCTTCTGGTGCTACTTGCAAATTCACACGGGTCTAGGGAGAAACCCAGATGGAAGTGTTGATGCTGATTCTGAGTATTGGAAGCCACATCTAGAG ATGGGTCAGGGAGAAGATGATGATGGAGGCAGCACATCATCAAGTGAGGATGAGATTATTTCCATGTGTCGCAAGAATTTGAAGATGGCCCAGAATTTTGTTGCGCAAATGGTCCCTATCTTCGGTATGTACTCTGATAACTACTTTGTTAAACTGCCAAGAAGACAGGATGGAGAATCTGGTTTACAATGGGTTCAGAGGACTTTAAGAAGAGATAACTCTTGCTACAAAATGTTTAGGGTTGAGCGGCCTTTATTTAATAGATTGCATAATACTTTGGTCGAGTCGTATGGTTTACAGTCAACATCACAAATGACATCTATAGAGGCTCTTGCAATGTTTTTATGGATTGTTGGTGCACCACAGCCAATTAGACAGGCAGAGGACCGTTTTCGGAGGTCTATGGAGACAATAAGCCGGACATTTAACAGTGTTTTAACCTCTATCCTTAGGTTAGCACATCACATGATTAAACCAAGGGACCCAGATTTTACAGAGGTGCATCCTACCTTGGATAATCCAAATTTCTGGCCACACTTCAAGAACTGTATAGGAGCAATAGATGGGACTCACGTAAAGCTTGTGGTGGGAAAGAGTAAGAGGATTCAATACTTGAACAGGAACAATGAAACCTCACAGAATGTTCTTGCGGTTTGTGATTTCGACATGAGATTTACCTTTGTGTTGTCGGGATGGCCTGGTTCAGTACATGATATGAGAGTGTTTAAAGATGCAATGACCACTTATGGTCACAAATTTCCACATCCACCACCAG GGAAGTATTATATGGTTGATGCGGGATACCCAAACCGGCCAGGCTACCTTTCACCTTATAGATGTACAAGGTACCATGTAGAGCAATGGAAAAACACccacccaccccccccccccccccccgccacaAGGTATGAAAGAAACTTTTAA
- the LOC120712503 gene encoding uncharacterized protein LOC120712503 isoform X5 — protein MQEYGAYLQGDDDEAADRGRVSGPHPPRAPLSLGVPNQRAGRGAGWAARCPLSAHHLNFGASSSAAGSRGGQDDVVPSWPTHSGGNSGLFISGLAAVASGGGRGYANSSSVAPGRHRASSNSSNCGGTHGRGGRGGRAARSAGPLQAPGGGYTDVDDEGAWEEVEYGSSGVPPMSNGSRANWSDRNNGYLLALCLEQVRAGHYNGCQMSGEGYQAIADGYFAKTGLLHTRLQLKNQIAILKSTYSFWCYLQIHTGLGRNPDGSVDADSEYWKPHLEMGQGEDDDGGSTSSSEDEIISMCRKNLKMAQNFVAQMVPIFG, from the exons ATGCAGGAGTACGGCGCCTACCTCCAGGGTGACGATGATGAAGCAGCTGACCGCGGGCGTGTCTCCGGGCCCCATCCCCCTCGCGCACCACTCTCTCTGGGAGTGCCAAACCAGCGTGCGGGGCGAGGGGCCGGCTGGGCGGCTCGATGTCCACTGAGCGCCCATCACCTGAACTTTGGCGCTTCATCCTCGGCGGCAGGCAGCCGCGGTGGACAAGACGACGTCGTGCCGTCATGGCCTACCCATAGCGGAGGCAATAGCGGCCTTTTCATCAGTGGGTTGGCGGCGGTGGCAagcggtggcggccgtggcTACGCCAACTCTTCCTCGGTGGCACCGGGCCGCCATCGGGCGAGCTCCAACTCCTCCAACTGTGGCGGCACCCACGGACGTGGTGGCCGCGGTGGGCGTGCAGCTAGGAGCGCCGGCCCTCTGCAAGCACCCGGCGGCGGCTACACCGACGTCGATGATGAAGGTGCATGGGAGGAGGTGGAATATGGCAGCTCCGGCGTCCCTCCGATGAGCAATGGCTCTCGAGCAAACTGGTCTGATAGGAATAATGGTTATTTGTTAGCTTTGTGCCTAGAGCAAGTAAGAGCAGGACACTATAATGGATGTCAAATGAGTGGTGAAGGGTACCAAGCTATAGCCGACGGCTATTTTGCAAAAACTGGATTGTTGCATACCAGATTGCAGTTGAAGAATCAGATTGCCATACTTAAAAGCACGTACTCCTTCTGGTGCTACTTGCAAATTCACACGGGTCTAGGGAGAAACCCAGATGGAAGTGTTGATGCTGATTCTGAGTATTGGAAGCCACATCTAGAG ATGGGTCAGGGAGAAGATGATGATGGAGGCAGCACATCATCAAGTGAGGATGAGATTATTTCCATGTGTCGCAAGAATTTGAAGATGGCCCAGAATTTTGTTGCGCAAATGGTCCCTATCTTCG GTTAG
- the LOC120712503 gene encoding uncharacterized protein LOC120712503 isoform X3, with translation MQEYGAYLQGDDDEAADRGRVSGPHPPRAPLSLGVPNQRAGRGAGWAARCPLSAHHLNFGASSSAAGSRGGQDDVVPSWPTHSGGNSGLFISGLAAVASGGGRGYANSSSVAPGRHRASSNSSNCGGTHGRGGRGGRAARSAGPLQAPGGGYTDVDDEGAWEEVEYGSSGVPPMGQGEDDDGGSTSSSEDEIISMCRKNLKMAQNFVAQMVPIFGMYSDNYFVKLPRRQDGESGLQWVQRTLRRDNSCYKMFRVERPLFNRLHNTLVESYGLQSTSQMTSIEALAMFLWIVGAPQPIRQAEDRFRRSMETISRTFNSVLTSILRLAHHMIKPRDPDFTEVHPTLDNPNFWPHFKNCIGAIDGTHVKLVVGKSKRIQYLNRNNETSQNVLAVCDFDMRFTFVLSGWPGSVHDMRVFKDAMTTYGHKFPHPPPGKYYMVDAGYPNRPGYLSPYRCTRYHVEQWKNTHPPPPPPPATRYERNF, from the exons ATGCAGGAGTACGGCGCCTACCTCCAGGGTGACGATGATGAAGCAGCTGACCGCGGGCGTGTCTCCGGGCCCCATCCCCCTCGCGCACCACTCTCTCTGGGAGTGCCAAACCAGCGTGCGGGGCGAGGGGCCGGCTGGGCGGCTCGATGTCCACTGAGCGCCCATCACCTGAACTTTGGCGCTTCATCCTCGGCGGCAGGCAGCCGCGGTGGACAAGACGACGTCGTGCCGTCATGGCCTACCCATAGCGGAGGCAATAGCGGCCTTTTCATCAGTGGGTTGGCGGCGGTGGCAagcggtggcggccgtggcTACGCCAACTCTTCCTCGGTGGCACCGGGCCGCCATCGGGCGAGCTCCAACTCCTCCAACTGTGGCGGCACCCACGGACGTGGTGGCCGCGGTGGGCGTGCAGCTAGGAGCGCCGGCCCTCTGCAAGCACCCGGCGGCGGCTACACCGACGTCGATGATGAAGGTGCATGGGAGGAGGTGGAATATGGCAGCTCCGGCGTCCCTCCG ATGGGTCAGGGAGAAGATGATGATGGAGGCAGCACATCATCAAGTGAGGATGAGATTATTTCCATGTGTCGCAAGAATTTGAAGATGGCCCAGAATTTTGTTGCGCAAATGGTCCCTATCTTCGGTATGTACTCTGATAACTACTTTGTTAAACTGCCAAGAAGACAGGATGGAGAATCTGGTTTACAATGGGTTCAGAGGACTTTAAGAAGAGATAACTCTTGCTACAAAATGTTTAGGGTTGAGCGGCCTTTATTTAATAGATTGCATAATACTTTGGTCGAGTCGTATGGTTTACAGTCAACATCACAAATGACATCTATAGAGGCTCTTGCAATGTTTTTATGGATTGTTGGTGCACCACAGCCAATTAGACAGGCAGAGGACCGTTTTCGGAGGTCTATGGAGACAATAAGCCGGACATTTAACAGTGTTTTAACCTCTATCCTTAGGTTAGCACATCACATGATTAAACCAAGGGACCCAGATTTTACAGAGGTGCATCCTACCTTGGATAATCCAAATTTCTGGCCACACTTCAAGAACTGTATAGGAGCAATAGATGGGACTCACGTAAAGCTTGTGGTGGGAAAGAGTAAGAGGATTCAATACTTGAACAGGAACAATGAAACCTCACAGAATGTTCTTGCGGTTTGTGATTTCGACATGAGATTTACCTTTGTGTTGTCGGGATGGCCTGGTTCAGTACATGATATGAGAGTGTTTAAAGATGCAATGACCACTTATGGTCACAAATTTCCACATCCACCACCAG GGAAGTATTATATGGTTGATGCGGGATACCCAAACCGGCCAGGCTACCTTTCACCTTATAGATGTACAAGGTACCATGTAGAGCAATGGAAAAACACccacccaccccccccccccccccccgccacaAGGTATGAAAGAAACTTTTAA